A genomic segment from Mastomys coucha isolate ucsf_1 unplaced genomic scaffold, UCSF_Mcou_1 pScaffold7, whole genome shotgun sequence encodes:
- the LOC116082650 gene encoding prolactin-8A6-like, producing MTQHYNQFSSGEFFALSSQMIRQDETVVRAGTYCHSSLTLPANRGTVQINIEIAAYLKTLINFVGSWTSPLFHLMTELSAMQDVPEKILSKAKEIEETTRQVLDDLRWILTKVSPTEEMKEEFPHWEHLSFLKSSSKKDKFLAMFNLSYCIDHDTNYIILQLRLLKCLITGKDC from the exons ATGACTCAGCATTACAACCAATTCTCATCTGGAGAATTTTTTGCTCTT aGTTCTCAAATGATTAGGCAGGACGAGACTGTTGTCAGAGCCGGAACTTACTGTCATTCAAGTCTCACGCTACCTGCAAATAGAGGAACTGTACAGATAAATATTGAA ATTGCAgcatatttaaaaactttgatCAATTTTGTGGGTTCCTGGACCAGCCCTCTATTCCATCTCATGACTGAACTGAGTGCCATGCAAGATGTCCCTGAAAAGATCCTCTCAAAAGCCAAGGAGATCGAAGAAACCACCAGACAAGTCCTGGATGACCTTAGGTGGATACTTACCAAG GTCTCTCCTAcagaagagatgaaggaagaatTTCCCCACTGGGAACATCTTTCATTCTTAAAATCAAGTagcaaaaaagataaatttttggCAATGTTTAACCTTTCCTACTGCATAGATCATGATACAAATTACATTATACTTCAGCTCAGATTATTGAAGTGTCTCATAACTGGGAAAGATTGTTAA